From Anabaena sphaerica FACHB-251, one genomic window encodes:
- a CDS encoding FGGY-family carbohydrate kinase, translated as MEFQSDVLGVPVIRPQVAETTALGAAYAARLATGFWGSLEELSENWLLDQTWEAKMDEVEREGCYRLWKKAVSRTFDWV; from the coding sequence ATGGAGTTTCAAAGTGATGTGTTAGGTGTGCCTGTGATTCGTCCGCAGGTAGCAGAAACTACAGCGTTGGGGGCTGCTTATGCTGCTAGATTAGCGACTGGTTTCTGGGGGAGTTTGGAGGAGTTGTCTGAGAATTGGCTTTTAGATCAGACTTGGGAGGCGAAGATGGATGAGGTGGAGAGGGAAGGTTGTTATCGGTTGTGGAAGAAGGCGGTTAGTAGGACTTTTGATTGGGTATAA